Sequence from the Gloeocapsopsis dulcis genome:
ACCTATTTTCGCTCGTCCAACTGCTGATTAAAGATAGCAATCTAGACGTGAATTTTGCAGACGACATTGTCAGTGCTGCTTGCATTACGCACGCGGGTGAAATTCGCAATCAACGAGTAAAAGAGGCGTTAGCAACTTTGAGTAGTGCTACTGCTGGATAAGCAGCAATCGGGAATAAGCATTTACCAATAAGGAGATTTTTCAATGACAGAAGCACTAATTGCGGCTTTGTTTGTATTTGTTTTGGCATCTTTTACAGGATTTGAAGTCATTAATAAAGTTCCACCGACATTACATACGCCTTTAATGTCTGGCGCGAATGCTATTTCCGGCATTGCGGTAATTGGCGCGATTCTAGTTGCGGGTGCTAATCAAGGAAGGGTATCTGTCATTTTAGGCTTAATTGCCATCGTGCTAGCGACCATTAACGTTGTAGGTGGTTTCTTAGTGACAGATCGGATGTTGCAAATGTTTAAGAAGAAAGAGGTGAAAGCGTGAGTGAATTTCTACCAACAGGAATTCAGTTATCTTATTTAGTAGCTGCTTCGTTATTCATCGTTGGTTTAAAAAAGTTAGGTTCGCCTGCTACTGCACGTCAAGGTAATTTCCTCGCAGCAGTTGGGATG
This genomic interval carries:
- a CDS encoding NAD(P) transhydrogenase subunit alpha; this encodes MTEALIAALFVFVLASFTGFEVINKVPPTLHTPLMSGANAISGIAVIGAILVAGANQGRVSVILGLIAIVLATINVVGGFLVTDRMLQMFKKKEVKA